One Mytilus trossulus isolate FHL-02 chromosome 5, PNRI_Mtr1.1.1.hap1, whole genome shotgun sequence DNA segment encodes these proteins:
- the LOC134718166 gene encoding GTPase IMAP family member 7-like, which translates to MELNVTVIQVNESAPVVPVIPPRKLNRNLSFPTAELDQEFIDLPLAPPRPIRKDKYCDDVVPALPPKPLRKNDETIDTTNRYLSFKKEDQIYNAENEDEIRIILLGKTGSGKSATGNSIVGETMFKSDISGKSVTKKCGKFDVRSNGRTLVVIDTPGLFDTTLSQDVVKNEIIRCADMSVPGPHVFMIVLQITRLTAEETDALEQLFKTFGTSMGKYSLIVFTRSDELKRAGKSIKSFIEETGPPLTDFIRKCKDRYFAMDNTTTGQAKSQMVMELLKVVEDIVKDNNGRHFTNKIIDEACQARKAYDALIETDDPQQLYIKDEDEEGFDDNFEVYGGDSISVDSHDSGVSMTNQPIYDEIYEGYNSKENEIKNLIDKTQSKIKSNETIRNRLQEQNENDMAKIDSQLTKKKKEAIDIKDDLDRVTNQCRTLEQQRRDLECKTRNEIQEYDFELKQLHKRKREYQNQKACLERKKIESRQKISKESASLQTKINTLQNGCLIM; encoded by the exons atggagTTGAATGtgactgttatacaagtgaatG AAAGTGCACCAGTTGTTCCAGTTATACCACCAAGAAAACTCAATCGTAATTTAAGTTTCCCGACTGCAGAACTTGATCAAG agTTCATAGATCTGCCACTAGCACCACCTAGGCCTATTCGAAAAGATAAATACTGTGATG ATGTCGTCCCGGCACTCCCACCGAAACCATTAAGGAAAAATGATGAAACAATCG ACACTACTAATAGATACTTATCATTCAAGAAAGAAGATCAAATTTATAATGCTG aaaacgaAGATGAAATTAGAATCATTTTGCTGGGGAAAACAGGATCAGGGAAGAGCGCTACTGGAAATTCCATTGTAGGAGAAACAATGTTTAAATCAGATATCAGTGGAAAGTCCGTAACTAAAAAATGTGGAAAATTTGACGTCAGATCCAATGGCAGAACATTAGTGGTTATTGATACACCCGGTTTGTTTGACACAACATTATCACAAGACGTCGTCAAAAACGAAATAATTCGCTGCGCCGATATGTCCGTACCTGGCCCACATGTTTTTATGATCGTGCTACAGATAACAAGGTTAACAGCAGAGGAAACCGATGCTTTAGAACAATTGTTCAAAACTTTTGGTACGTCCATGGGAAAGTATTCTTTGATAGTTTTTACGAGATCAGATGAGTTGAAGAGAGCTGGAAAAAGCATCAAATCTTTTATTGAGGAAACAGGCCCACCTCTGACTGATTTTATACGAAAATGCAAAGATCGTTATTTTGCAATGGACAACACGACAACTGGACAAGCTAAAAGTCAAATGGTCATGGAATTATTGAAAGTAGTAGAAGATATAGTTAAAGATAACAACGGTCGTCATTTTACCAATAAAATTATCGACGAAGCATGCCAAGCTAGAAAGGCATATGATGCTTTGATTGAAACAGACGATCCGCAGCAATTGTATATCAAAGACGAAGACGAGGAAGGATTTGATGACAACTTCGAAGTGTATGGAGGCGACAGCATTTCGGTCGACAGCCATGACTCCGGAGTTTCAATGACAAATCAACCTATTTATGATGAAATATATGAAGGATATAATTCTAAGGAGAACGAGATCAAGAATCTTATTGATAAAACTCAAAGCAAAATTAAGAGCAATGAGACAATAAGGAATCGTCTACAAGAGCAAAATGAAAACGATATGGCAAAGATCGattcacaattgacaaagaagaAGAAGGAGGCAATTGATATCAAGGATGATTTAGACCGTGTAACAAACCAATGTCGTACGTTAGAACAACAGAGGAGAGACCTAGAGTGTAAAACAAGGAACGAAATTCAAGAATATGATTTTGAATTGAAGCAGCTGCACAAAAGAAAACGAGAGTATCAGAATCAAAAAGCCTGTCTTGAACGGAAAAAAATTGAGTCAAGacagaaaatttcaaaagaatcTGCAAGTTTGCAAACTAAGATAAATACTCTTCAAAACGGTTGTTTGATAATGTAG
- the LOC134718164 gene encoding fibrinogen-like protein 1, producing MNILRRIRNKSLMECAKECLLTSQCKAINYRKNWKLCDALGERPEGEAIQDESGSVYSDISTWPKAIAGKCAAHNCGKGKKCIIKTNEVTSCEHAYCKDEPPETPFAVSTETFGVYANLEAGNQYKCLNNSYELVGKPFVICDKKSKKWKKLFCCVEKPYKPRDCSDLPRHCDSGTYKIYSGSSTGFNIYCDNRTSWWNVIQRRTDGSVNFYRNWTEYEEGFGDLSTEFWLGNRLISQLTLSGKYLLRVRMKNQKQEWKKANYNGFIIGNATTGYKFQVTNFRGGDAGDSISNGTPNYINNGMKFTTYDRDNDKNYTANCAEKYKGAWWFNACYMSHLNGEYGKTLKFPFGIQWKTFRGTLSSSIMEIRRTD from the exons ATGAACATTCTGCGACGAATTCGAAACAAAAGTCTAATGGAATGTGCAAAAGAGTGCTTATTGACATCACAATGCAAGGCTATTAACTATAGAAAAAATTGGAAACTTTGTGACGCACTAGGTGAAAGGCCCGAAGGCGAAGCTATCCAGGACGAATCGGGATCAGTTTACAGCGATATATCGACCTGGCCGAAG GCTATTGCAGGAAAATGTGCAGCTCATAATTGTGGCAAAGGGAAGAAGTGTATTATTAAGACAAATGAAGTGACGTCGTGTGAACATGCAT ACTGTAAAGATGAACCACCTGAAACACCGTTTGCTGTTTCCACTGAAACGTTTGGGGTCTATGCTAATTTGGAAGCAGGCAACCAGTATAAATGCCTAAACAATTCCTATGAGCTGGTTGGAAAACCGTTTGTTATTTgtgacaaaaaatctaaaaagtgGAAGAAATTATTTTGCTGCGTGGAAAAAC CATACAAACCACGTGACTGTAGCGACTTACCACGTCATTGTGATTCTGGAACTTACAAAATTTATTCTGGAAGTTCAACTGGTTTCAATATCTATTGTGACAACCGGACCTCATGGTGGAAC GTAATTCAGCGACGGACAGATGGATCAGTCAATTTTTACAGAAACTGGACGGAGTATGAGGAGGGTTTTGGAGATTTAAGTACTGAGTTCTGGCTAG ggAACAGACTGATCAGCCAACTTACTTTATCCGGAAAATACCTACTTCGAGTCCgaatgaaaaatcaaaaacaagaaTGGAAGAAAGCGAATTACAATGGATTCATTATTGGTAATGCAACAACTGGTTACAAATTCCAGGTGACAAACTTCAGAGGCGGTGATGCAG GAGACAGTATTTCCAATGGTACGCCAAATTACATCAATAATGGAATGAAATTTACTACTTACGACAGAGATAACGATAAAAATTATACAGCTAACTGCGCAGAGAAATACAAAGGAGCTTGGTGGTTCAATGCCTGTTATATGTCACATCTAAACGGAGAGTACGGTAAAACcttaaaatttccatttggaaTACAGTGGAAAACATTTCGCGGAACCCTAAGTTCCAGTATCATGGAAATCAGGAGGACAGATTGA